Proteins from a genomic interval of Aspergillus flavus chromosome 7, complete sequence:
- a CDS encoding methylated-DNA-protein-cysteine methyltransferase (unnamed protein product), producing the protein MTTRPQAPPPHTTTTTLTPSTTPSQPPSPSPSTPTLTHKSNPNPNPNTLKQIHRIKSHPTLTPHQRRVYLTLLTIPAGRWTTYAALAKHLSSSARAIGTAMRTNPFAPDVPCHRVLSADGGLGGYMGAGPASGHANLERKRLMLEEEGVGFEWVVSAKDRSRMCGSRAGGGEGRWRARGECFVGFSSL; encoded by the coding sequence ATGACCACCAGACCCCAAGCACCACCGCCACatacaaccacaaccactCTCACCCCATCCACAACCCCATCTCAACCTCcatccccatctccatccaCACCTACACTCACTCACAAAagcaaccccaaccccaacccaaaTACCCTCAAACAAATCCACCGCATAAAATCCCACCCAACCCTAACCCCCCACCAACGGCGCGTATACCTCACCCTCCTCACCATCCCCGCCGGCCGCTGGACAACCTACGCCGCCCTGGCAAAGCACCTCAGCTCCAGCGCGCGCGCAATCGGCACCGCCATGCGGACGAACCCCTTCGCTCCGGATGTGCCCTGTCACCGGGTCCTCAGTGCCGACGGCGGGTTGGGCGGGTACATGGGCGCTGGGCCAGCGAGTGGACATGCTAATCTGGAGCGGAAGAGATTGATgcttgaggaggagggggtgggGTTTGAGTGGGTTGTTTCGGCTAAAGATAGGTCTAGGATGTGTGGTAGTAGGGCTGGTGGTGGGGAGGGACGGTGGAGGGCGAGAGGGGAGTGTTTTGTTGGGTTTTCTTCGTTGTGA
- a CDS encoding putative MFS monosaccharide transporter (MFS monosaccharide transporter) → MCDQIPKWNVVHRLEKRKLLIGINSVAALSILFFGYDQGMMAGVNNSKDYIDLMGFGYTEMKDGYLTPVVTDSLLQGGIVSVYYLGTLFGALLGGWIGDRIGRIKTIAAGALWAILGAALQCSAQNHNWMICSRFINGIGTGILNAIVPVWATETAEHTSRGQFIAIEFTLNIFGVVLAYWLEFGLSFIDGGRSPFRWRFPIAFQIIFLVLLFVVVWFFPESPRWLVKVGREQEARYILGRLRGSSDEDAVRAEAEFRDIQNVAEMEKSMNHSTSYLAMLFGYKTGKLHLGRRVQLVIWLQIMQEWVGIAGVTVYAPTIFSIAGFDSMKSQWISGLNNVFYMFATLVCVFTLDRIGRRWTLYWGSIAQGIAMFLAGGFSRLAIDARADGNISRANSFGAAAASMVFIFTSVFGATWLTVVPWIYPAEIYPLAVRAKGNAWGVVGWSIGNGWLTLLCPVMFEAIGEKTLYVFAASNVITIPMVWALYPESNQRTLEDMDLLFAAETPWVWDAERTFARLKAENPGYIETANRKNSAVDPEMGKPTDAHEEHASSAS, encoded by the exons ATGTGTGATCAGATACCCAAGTGGAATGTCGTCCACAGATTGGAGAAGCGCAAGCTTCTCATTGGCATCAACAGTGTTGCGGCGTTGtcgattcttttcttcggctACGACCAGGGCATGATGGCAGGAGTCAACAACTCCAAAGACTACATCGACCTCATGGGGTTCGGCTACACcgagatgaaggatggcTACCTCACCCCAGTTGTGACAGACAGTCTGCTTCAAGGTGGGATCGTGTCAGTCTATTATCTGGGGACATTGTTCGGCGCACTCCTTGGTGGCTGGATTGGAGACCGTATTGGCCGGATCAAGACCATTGCAGCAGGCGCTCTCTGGGCTATTCTTGGTGCTGCATTGCAGTGTTCCGCACAAAACCACAACTGGATGATTTGCT CGCGCTTCATCAATGGAATTGGCACTGGTATTCTGAACGCAATTGTCCCGGTCTGGGCGACAGAGACTGCCGAGCACACATCCCGAGGACAATTCATTGCAATCGAGTTTACTCTGAATATCTTCGGTGTCGTCCTGGCTTATTGGCTGGAATT TGGATTGTCGTTCATCGATGGCGGAAGGTCTCCATTCCGCTGGCGATTCCCGATCGCCTTCCAGATTATCTTTTTAGTCCTCCTGTTCGTCGTCGTTTGGTTTTTCCCAGAGTCTCCGCGATGGTTGGTCAAAGTCGGTCGCGAGCAAGAAGCGCGCTACATTCTTGGTCGGCTCCGTGGAAGCAGTGATGAAGATGCAGTTCGCGCCGAAGCCGAGTTCCGGGACATCCAAAACGTGGcagagatggagaaaagCATGAACCATAGCACGTCTTACTTGGCGATGCTTTTCGGCTACAAAACAGGCAAGCTACATCTCGGGCGACGTGTGCAACTGGTGATCTGGCTGCAGATCATGCAGGAATGGGTCGGCATTGCCGGTGTCACTGTTT ATGCGCCAACTATCTTTAGCATTGCTGGATTCGACTCGATGAAGAGCCAATGGATCAGCGGGTTGAATAATGTCTTCTATATG TTTGCGACCCTTGTCTGTGTCTTTACGCTCGATCGGATTGGTCGTAGGTGGACTTTGTACTGGGGATCCATTGCGCAGGGTATCGCCATGTTCCTGGCCGGAGGCTTCTCCCGACTTGCCATCGATGCCCGAGCGGATGGAAATATCTCTCGCGCGAACTCATTTGGTGCTGCCGCAGCGTCGATGGTCTTTATTTTTACATCTGTCTTTGGAGCTACCTGGTTGACCG TAGTACCCTGGATTTATCCTGCTGAGATCTATCCGTTGGCGGTCCGCGCAAAAGGAAACGCCTGGGGTGTTGTGGGATGGAGTATTGGGAACGGCTGGCTG ACTCTGTTGTGTCCGGTGATGTTCGAGGCGATCGGCGAAAAGACGCTGTATGTTTTCGCGGCCAGCAACGTCATCACTATTCCGATGGTATGGGCTCTGTATCCCGAGAGTAACCAGCGGACGCTGGAGGACATGGACCTGCTGTTTGCTGCCGAGACGCCGTGGGTGTGGGATGCCGAGCGCACTTTCGCCCGTCTCAAGGCGGAAAACCCGGGGTACATTGAAACCGCCAACCGCAAGAACAGCGCGGTGGATCCGGAGATGGGAAAGCCGACCGATGCGCATGAGGAGCATGCTTCGAGTGCGTCGTGA